A DNA window from Camelina sativa cultivar DH55 chromosome 17, Cs, whole genome shotgun sequence contains the following coding sequences:
- the LOC104759845 gene encoding F-box/kelch-repeat protein At1g48625-like, translating into MTTMISNLPRDLIEEILSRVPLKSMRTLRLTCKKWGTILRSESFTKLHISKATTREGESTMITLINNQLYLTSVVVRNDVDPYTEPRGKLMSERQVKISQVFYCEGLLLCILNETTVTRFVVWNPYLGQTRWIKPRYSHRKDMFGKDRFHYSLGYVSKKSCRSHKFLRFIDYHRYQYVHQFFWYEIYDFDSDLWTTLDVTPHWFIPYKNSGISLKGNTYWAAEKRENDYSKYLICFDFTRERFGPLLPLPFSVRDHAYMILSCVKEEKLAALIQRHETHVHEFEIWITTKLEDEMVSWSMFLRINTWAIRHESFVIDEEKKITMGSNKNLRTINIIGEAGYFRELDLGEHVENNCLSHVCSYVPSSVQIKELAQGNRKKRQSNLENRRFKQNMSRLVAFEKAVRR; encoded by the coding sequence ATGACGACGATGATCTCTAATCTTCCAAGGGATTTGATAGAAGAGATTCTGTCTAGGGTTCCCTTGAAATCTATGAGAACACTGCGATTAACTTGCAAAAAGTGGGGAACTATTTTAAGAAGTGAGAGCTTTACGAAATTGCACATTAGTAAAGCAACAACAAGAGAAGGGGAGTCTACAATGATCACGTTGATTAATAACCAACTTTATTTAACGAGCGTCGTGGTCAGAAACGACGTTGACCCATATACAGAGCCTAGAGGTAAACTTATGTCTGAGCGTCAAGTCAAGATATCTCAAGTCTTTTACTGTGAGGGTTTATTGTTGTGCATCTTGAACGAAACTACAGTTACTAGGTTTGTGGTTTGGAATCCGTATTTGGGGCAAACAAGGTGGATCAAACCCCGATATTCTCATCGAAAGGACATGTTTGGTAAGGATAGGTTTCATTACTCTCTCGGATACGTGAGTAAGAAATCATGTCGCAGCCACAAATTCTTGAGATTTATAGATTATCATAGGTATCAATACGTACaccaatttttttggtatgaaatcTACGATTTTGACTCTGATTTATGGACAACTCTTGATGTCACTCCACACTGGTTTATACCTTACAAGAATAGTGGCATTTCCCTCAAGGGAAACACATACTGGGCTGCTGAGAAAAGGGAAAACGACTACAGCAAGTACttgatctgttttgattttacaagagagagatttggaccgcTTCTGCCTTTGCCGTTTAGCGTTAGAGATCATGCATATATGATCTTATCTtgtgttaaagaagagaagcttgCAGCTTTAATTCAGCGCCACGAGACACATGTACATGAATTTGAGATATGGATTACAACTAAGCTTGAAGACGAAATGGTGTCGTGGAGCATGTTTTTGAGAATAAACACATGGGCAATTAGACACGAGAGTTTCGTtattgacgaggagaagaaaatcACAATGGGGTCTAATAAAAATCTTAGAACAATTAACATCATCGGAGAGGCTGGATACTTTAGAGAATTGGATCTTGGAGAACATGTTGAAAATAACTGTTTGTCACATgtgtgctcttatgttccaagttcgGTCCAAATCAAGGAACTTGCACAAGGCAACAGAAAAAAACGTCAAAGTAATCTAGAAAATCGTCGATTTAAGCAAAACATGTCGAGACTTGTCGCATTTGAGAAGGCAGTAAGGAGGTAG